Proteins co-encoded in one Callospermophilus lateralis isolate mCalLat2 chromosome 2, mCalLat2.hap1, whole genome shotgun sequence genomic window:
- the Adamts13 gene encoding A disintegrin and metalloproteinase with thrombospondin motifs 13 isoform X2, protein MSQLHPWVRCQLLSMAGVRGVLAGAFFVLGCLTLSDFQQEGDILVGAGRLYVQPVKRHHWELVSHWSSAQPHLIHRPAVPESVQAPQHLLSRSFTLGLPSTPGRPSPRLQRRRRAAGGTLHLELLVAVGPDVHQAHQEDTERYVLTNLNIGSELLRDPSLGAQFHVHLVKLIILTETKDAPNITANITLSLLNVCEWSQTINPVDATDPGHADLVLYITRFDLELPDGNRQVRGVTQLGGICSPSWSCLITEDTGFDLGVTIAHEIGHSFGLDHDGAPGSECEPSGHVMASDGVVPVHGGLEWSTCSRRQLQHLLSLGRVPCAWDPPQSPSGSKDHLPDVQPGLYYGADEQCRVAFGPGAFACTFTREGLDMCQALSCHTDPRDQGSCSRRLIPLLDGTECGTEKWCSKGHCRSLAELTPVAAVHGQWSSWGPRSPCSRSCGGGVVTRRRRCSNPRPAFGGRACVGADLQAEMCNTQVAAGSCDQSLSSASSDQACEKTQLEFMSEQCAQTDGQPLHLSPGIPSFYHWGAAAQYSQGDALCRHMCRAIGKSFIVRRGDRFLDGTRCVPSGPRENGALSLCVSGSCRTFGCDGRMDSRLVWDACHVCGGDNSTCSPQKGSFTAGRAQEYATFLTVTPNMTNVHIVNHRPLFTHLAMRIRGRYIMAGNGSISPSTTYPSLLEDSRVEYRVTVTEDQLPYLEEIRIWGPAQEDMEIQVYRRHSEEHGQLTRPNITFTYFQPRQQAAWAWAPVRGPCSVSCGAGLRWVSYGCLDQAQGQWVETAQCQESPQPPSWPESCNPAPCPPYWLAGDFGPCSASCGGGLRERLVRCVEAQGGLLRTLSPAQCRVVAQQPAVVETCNSQPCPARWKVSDTGPCTVACGTSVAFWNITPVQGSDGLKAPATTGPCCTDERSPALKPCTRMACPPGWSQPDTTSLGEEAPLPLGSARLEAQAAHTWTPLTGPCSVSCGRGLMELRFLCMDSALGTPVQEELCGVAGKPGSRQEVCRAGPCPARWEARALAPCPVTCGGGQVPLAVRCIRLDHGRPVPLPHSKCWPVPRPGPFEDCSPEPCPARWKVTSLGPCSASCGLGTAVRTVACMQLEGGQDTEVDEVSCAALVRPQASVPCLLTDCTYLWHVGTWTECSVSCGDGIQRRHATCHGAQAPVPASFCQHSPKPATVRSCQAGPCEGRGTLRSVPHKEATDPSQTTAAVAGASLEWPQESLVESSACGRQHLEPTGTIDMRSPGQADCVVAIGRPLGEVVILQVLESTLNCSAGEKLLLWGRFMWKKLCGKLSGLTFSSRTNILVAKLHLVWPGSGVLLGYRSQPASGTFYRECDIQLFGPQGEIVSPLLSSEMMGVGGCRVFISVAPQARIAIHALVTHMGPRTKGTNASYVSIRDAHSLRTTTFHGQQALYWESEGSEAEVEFSQGFLEAHASLQGNRKSQGEWSLDWVLRLAHSLLSAKTHSSLLGQSRWEDLVCIGAAAARLAPT, encoded by the exons ATGAGCCAGCTTCACCCCTGGGTGAGATGTCAGCTTCTGTCCATGGCTGGCGTCAGGGGAGTCCTTGCTGGTGCCTTCTTTGTCCTGGGCTGCTTGACACTCTCCGATTTCCAGCAG GAAGGTGACATCTTGGTGGGTGCGGGCAGACTGTATGTTCAACCAGTGAAGAGGCATCACTGGGAGCTGGTGTCTCACTGGAGCAGTGCCCAGCCGCACCTGATCCACAGGCCCGCAGTCCCAGAGTCTGTACAAG CTCCCCAGCACCTGCTTTCCAGAAGCTTTACCCTCGGCCTTCCGTCCACTCCAGGCCGTCCTTCCCCTCGCCTCCAGAGAAGGAGACGGGCTGCAGGGGGCACCCTGCACCTGGAGCTGCTGGTGGCTGTGGGCCCCGACGTCCACCAGGCTCACCAGGAGGATACAGAACGCTACGTACTCACCAACCTCAACATT GGGTCAGAACTGCTGAGGGACCCGTCCCTGGGGGCTCAGTTCCATGTGCACCTGGTGAAGCTGATCATTCTCACAGAGACCAAG GATGCTCCCAACATCACAGCCAACATCACCTTGTCCCTGTTGAACGTTTGTGAGTGGAGCCAGACCATCAACCCTGTGGATGCCACAGACCCTGGGCATGCCGACCTGGTCCTCTACATCACCAG GTTCGACTTGGAGTTGCCTGATGGCAACCGACAAGTTCGGGGTGTCACCCAGCTGGGGGGTATCTGTTCCCCCTCCTGGAGCTGCCTCATCACAGAGGACACTGGCTTCGATCTGGGGGTCACCATTGCCCATGAGATTGGGCACAG CTTTGGCCTTGACCATGATGGTGCACCAGGCAGTGAATGTGAGCCCAGTGGCCATGTGATGGCATCTGATGGTGTGGTGCCAGTGCATGGGGGCCTGGAGTGGTCCACGTGCAGCCGCCGGCAGCTGCAGCACCTGCTTAG CTTGGGACGGGTGCCCTGCGCGTGGGACCCACCACAGTCACCATCTGGATCCAAGGACCACCTGCCGGATGTACAGCCAGGCCTCTACTATGGCGCAGATGAGCAGTGCCGGGTGGCCTTTGGCCCAGGGGCTTTTGCCTGCACCTTTACCAGGGAGGGCCTG GATATGTGCCAGGCTCTCTCCTGCCACACAGACCCTCGGGACCAAGGTAGCTGCAGCCGCCGCCTCATTCCCCTGCTCGATGGGACAGAATGTGGTACCGAGAAG TGGTGTTCCAAGGGTCACTGCCGCTCTTTGGCAGAGCTGACCCCCGTGGCAGCAGTGCATGGACAGTGGTCCAGCTGGGGTCCCCGCAGCCCTTGCTCCCGCTCCTGTGGAGGAGGTGTGGTCACCAGGAGGCGGCGCTGCAGTAACCCCAG ACCTGCCTTTGGAGGGCGTGCGTGTGTCGGGGCTGACCTCCAGGCCGAGATGTGCAACACCCAG GTGGCTGCTGGCTCCTGTGACCAGAGCCTATCCTCTGCCTCCTCTGACCAGGCCTGCGAGAAGACTCAGCTGGAGTTCATGTCGGAGCAGTGTGCCCAGACTGATGGCCAGCCACTGCACCTCTCCCCAGGCATCCCCTCCTTCTATCACTGGGGTGCCGCAGCACAGTACAGTCAAG GGGATGCTCTGTGCAGACACATGTGCCGGGCCATTGGCAAGAGCTTCATTGTGAGGCGTGGAGACCGTTTCCTGGATGGGACTCGTTGTGTGCCGAGCGGCCCTCGGGAGAACGGGGCCCTGAGCCTGTGTGTGTCTGGCAGCTGCAGG ACATTTGGCTGCGATGGCAGGATGGACTCCCGGCTGGTGTGGGATGCATGCCATGTGTGTGGAGGGGACAATAGCACGTGCAGCCCACAAAAGGGCTCCTTCACGGCTGGTAGAGCCCAAG AGTATGCCACCTTCCTGACGGTCACACCCAacatgaccaacgtgcacatagtCAACCACAGGCCACTCTTCACGCACCTGG CCATGAGGATCCGAGGGCGCTACATCATGGCTGGGAATGGCAGCATCTCCCCCAGCACCACCTACCCCTCCCTACTGGAGGACAGCCGTGTGGAGTACAGAGTAACCGTCACAGAGGACCAGCTGCCCTACCTGGAGGAAATCCGCATCTGGGGACCAGCCCAGGAAGACATGGAGATTCAG GTGTATCGGCGGCACAGCGAGGAGCACGGCCAGCTCACCCGCCCCAACATCACTTTCACCTACTTCCAGCCTAGGCAGCAGGCAGCCTGGGCGTGGGCCCCCGTGCGCGGGCCCTGCTCGGTGAGCTGTGGGGCAG GACTGCGCTGGGTGTCCTATGGCTGCCTGGACCAGGCCCAGGGGCAGTGGGTGGAGACTGCCCAGTGCCAAGAAAGCCCCCAGCCTCCCTCATGGCCAGAGTCCTGCAACCCTGCACCGTGCCCCCCATA CTGGCTGGCTGGAGACTTCGGCCCATGCAGTGCCTCCTGTGGGGGAGGCCTCCGTGAGCGGCTGGTGCGCTGTGTGGAGGCACAGGGGGGCCTCCTGAGGACGTTGTCCCCAGCTCAGTGCAGAGTGGTGGCCCAGCAGCCAGCAGTGGTGGAAACCTGCAACTCCCAGCCCTGCCCAGCCAG GTGGAAGGTATCAGACACTGGCCCCTGCACAGTGGCCTGTGGAACAAGTGTGGCCTTCTGGAATATAACACCTGTGCAGGGGTCAGATGGCCTGAAGGCACCAGCAACTACAGGGCCCTGCTGCACGGATGAGAGGTCACCTGCTCTCAAGCCCTGTACCAGGATGGCATGTCCTCCAGGCTGGAGTCAG CCGGACACCACGTCTCTTGGGGAAGAGGCCCCCTTGCCACTGGGCAGTGCCAGGCTGGAGGCTCAGGCCGCACACACATGGACTCCTCTGACAGGGCCATGCTCTGTCTCCTGTGGGCGAG GCCTGATGGAGCTGCGTTTCCTGTGCATGGACTCTGCCCTGGGGACACCTGTCCAggaagagctgtgtggtgtggcTGGCAAGCCTGGGAGCCGGCAGGAAGTCTGTCGGGCTGGCCCGTGCCCCGCTCG GTGGGAGGCCCGAGCCTTGGCACCGTGCCCAGTGACCTGTGGAGGGGGTCAGGTGCCCCTGGCTGTGCGCTGCATAAGGTTGGACCACGGCCGCCCTGTCCCTTTGCCCCACTCCAAGTGCTGGCCAGTGCCCCGACCTGGCCCCTTTGAGGACTGCAGCCCAGAACCCTGTCCAGCCAG GTGGAAGGTCACATCCCTTGGTCCATGCTCAGCCAGTTGTGGCCTTGGCACTGCTGTCCGCACAGTGGCCTGCATGCAACTTGAAGGAGGCCAGGACACTGAGGTGGATGAGGTGTCCTGTGCAGCTCTGGTGCGGCCACAAGCCAGTGTCCCCTGCCTCCTCACTGACTGTACCTACCTGTGGCACGTTGGCACCTGGACAGAG TGCTCTGTCTCCTGTGGGGATGGCATCCAGCGCCGGCATGCCACCTGCCATGGAGCCCAGGCACCTGTGCCAGCCAGCTTCTGCCAGCACTCGCCCAAGCCAGCAACAGTGCGCAGCTGCCAAGCTGGGCCCTGTGAGGGGCGGGGGACCCTCCGCTCAGTGCCCCACAAAGAAGCCACTGACCCCAGCCAGACCACAGCTGCTGTTGCTGGTGCTTCTCTGGAGTGGCCCCAGGAAAGCCTGGTGGAGTCCA GTGCCTGTGGCAGGCAGCACCTGGAGCCCACAGGAACCATTGACATGCGAAGCCCAGGGCAGGCGGACTGTGTGGTGGCCATCGGGCGGCCCCTGGGTGAGGTGGTAATACTCCAAGTCCTTGAGAGCACCCTCAACTGCAGTGCAG GAGAGAAGTTGCTGCTTTGGGGCCGGTTCATGTGGAAGAAGTTGTGTGGGAAGCTGTCTGGCCTGACTTTCAGCTCCAGGACCAACATTCTGGTGGCTAAGCTGCACCTTGTGTGGCCCGGAAGTGGAGTGCTGCTGGGGTACAGGAGCCAGCCTGCCTCTGGAACTTTCTACAGAG AATGTGACATACAGCTCTTTGGACCCCAGGGTGAAATCGTGAGCCCCCTTCTGAGTTCAGAGATGATGGGTGTAGGGGGCTGCCGGGTCTTCATCAGTGTGGCTCCACAGGCCCGGATTGCCATCCATGCTCTGGTCACCCACATGGGCCCTAGAACTAAGGGAACCAACGCCAGCTATGTCTCA ATCCGGGATGCCCACAGCCTGAGGACCACAACATTCCATGGGCAGCAGGCGCTCTACTGGGAGTCAGAAGGCAGTGAGGCTGAGGTGGAGTTTAGCCAGGGCTTCCTGGAGGCACATGCCAGCCTGCAGG GGAACAGGAAAAGCCAGGGAGAGTGGAGTCTGGACTGGGTCCTGAGGCTGGCGCACTCCCTACTCTCCGCAAAGACCCACTCCTCCCTCCTAGGTCAGTCCAGGTGGGAGGATTTGGTATGTATAGGTGCAGCTGCCGCCAGGCTCGCCCCCACGTAA
- the Adamts13 gene encoding A disintegrin and metalloproteinase with thrombospondin motifs 13 isoform X10 produces MSQLHPWVRCQLLSMAGVRGVLAGAFFVLGCLTLSDFQQEGDILVGAGRLYVQPVKRHHWELVSHWSSAQPHLIHRPAVPESVQAPQHLLSRSFTLGLPSTPGRPSPRLQRRRRAAGGTLHLELLVAVGPDVHQAHQEDTERYVLTNLNIGSELLRDPSLGAQFHVHLVKLIILTETKDAPNITANITLSLLNVCEWSQTINPVDATDPGHADLVLYITRFDLELPDGNRQVRGVTQLGGICSPSWSCLITEDTGFDLGVTIAHEIGHSFGLDHDGAPGSECEPSGHVMASDGVVPVHGGLEWSTCSRRQLQHLLSSLGRVPCAWDPPQSPSGSKDHLPDVQPGLYYGADEQCRVAFGPGAFACTFTREGLDMCQALSCHTDPRDQGSCSRRLIPLLDGTECGTEKWCSKGHCRSLAELTPVAAVHGQWSSWGPRSPCSRSCGGGVVTRRRRCSNPRPAFGGRACVGADLQAEMCNTQVAAGSCDQSLSSASSDQACEKTQLEFMSEQCAQTDGQPLHLSPGIPSFYHWGAAAQYSQGDALCRHMCRAIGKSFIVRRGDRFLDGTRCVPSGPRENGALSLCVSGSCRTFGCDGRMDSRLVWDACHVCGGDNSTCSPQKGSFTAGRAQEYATFLTVTPNMTNVHIVNHRPLFTHLAMRIRGRYIMAGNGSISPSTTYPSLLEDSRVEYRVTVTEDQLPYLEEIRIWGPAQEDMEIQVYRRHSEEHGQLTRPNITFTYFQPRQQAAWAWAPVRGPCSVSCGAGLRWVSYGCLDQAQGQWVETAQCQESPQPPSWPESCNPAPCPPYWLAGDFGPCSASCGGGLRERLVRCVEAQGGLLRTLSPAQCRVVAQQPAVVETCNSQPCPARWKVSDTGPCTVACGTSVAFWNITPVQGSDGLKAPATTGPCCTDERSPALKPCTRMACPPGWSQPDTTSLGEEAPLPLGSARLEAQAAHTWTPLTGPCSVSCGRGLMELRFLCMDSALGTPVQEELCGVAGKPGSRQEVCRAGPCPARWKVTSLGPCSASCGLGTAVRTVACMQLEGGQDTEVDEVSCAALVRPQASVPCLLTDCTYLWHVGTWTECSVSCGDGIQRRHATCHGAQAPVPASFCQHSPKPATVRSCQAGPCEGRGTLRSVPHKEATDPSQTTAAVAGASLEWPQESLVESSACGRQHLEPTGTIDMRSPGQADCVVAIGRPLGEVVILQVLESTLNCSAGEKLLLWGRFMWKKLCGKLSGLTFSSRTNILVAKLHLVWPGSGVLLGYRSQPASGTFYRECDIQLFGPQGEIVSPLLSSEMMGVGGCRVFISVAPQARIAIHALVTHMGPRTKGTNASYVSIRDAHSLRTTTFHGQQALYWESEGSEAEVEFSQGFLEAHASLQGNRKSQGEWSLDWVLRLAHSLLSAKTHSSLLGQSRWEDLVCIGAAAARLAPT; encoded by the exons ATGAGCCAGCTTCACCCCTGGGTGAGATGTCAGCTTCTGTCCATGGCTGGCGTCAGGGGAGTCCTTGCTGGTGCCTTCTTTGTCCTGGGCTGCTTGACACTCTCCGATTTCCAGCAG GAAGGTGACATCTTGGTGGGTGCGGGCAGACTGTATGTTCAACCAGTGAAGAGGCATCACTGGGAGCTGGTGTCTCACTGGAGCAGTGCCCAGCCGCACCTGATCCACAGGCCCGCAGTCCCAGAGTCTGTACAAG CTCCCCAGCACCTGCTTTCCAGAAGCTTTACCCTCGGCCTTCCGTCCACTCCAGGCCGTCCTTCCCCTCGCCTCCAGAGAAGGAGACGGGCTGCAGGGGGCACCCTGCACCTGGAGCTGCTGGTGGCTGTGGGCCCCGACGTCCACCAGGCTCACCAGGAGGATACAGAACGCTACGTACTCACCAACCTCAACATT GGGTCAGAACTGCTGAGGGACCCGTCCCTGGGGGCTCAGTTCCATGTGCACCTGGTGAAGCTGATCATTCTCACAGAGACCAAG GATGCTCCCAACATCACAGCCAACATCACCTTGTCCCTGTTGAACGTTTGTGAGTGGAGCCAGACCATCAACCCTGTGGATGCCACAGACCCTGGGCATGCCGACCTGGTCCTCTACATCACCAG GTTCGACTTGGAGTTGCCTGATGGCAACCGACAAGTTCGGGGTGTCACCCAGCTGGGGGGTATCTGTTCCCCCTCCTGGAGCTGCCTCATCACAGAGGACACTGGCTTCGATCTGGGGGTCACCATTGCCCATGAGATTGGGCACAG CTTTGGCCTTGACCATGATGGTGCACCAGGCAGTGAATGTGAGCCCAGTGGCCATGTGATGGCATCTGATGGTGTGGTGCCAGTGCATGGGGGCCTGGAGTGGTCCACGTGCAGCCGCCGGCAGCTGCAGCACCTGCTTAG CAGCTTGGGACGGGTGCCCTGCGCGTGGGACCCACCACAGTCACCATCTGGATCCAAGGACCACCTGCCGGATGTACAGCCAGGCCTCTACTATGGCGCAGATGAGCAGTGCCGGGTGGCCTTTGGCCCAGGGGCTTTTGCCTGCACCTTTACCAGGGAGGGCCTG GATATGTGCCAGGCTCTCTCCTGCCACACAGACCCTCGGGACCAAGGTAGCTGCAGCCGCCGCCTCATTCCCCTGCTCGATGGGACAGAATGTGGTACCGAGAAG TGGTGTTCCAAGGGTCACTGCCGCTCTTTGGCAGAGCTGACCCCCGTGGCAGCAGTGCATGGACAGTGGTCCAGCTGGGGTCCCCGCAGCCCTTGCTCCCGCTCCTGTGGAGGAGGTGTGGTCACCAGGAGGCGGCGCTGCAGTAACCCCAG ACCTGCCTTTGGAGGGCGTGCGTGTGTCGGGGCTGACCTCCAGGCCGAGATGTGCAACACCCAG GTGGCTGCTGGCTCCTGTGACCAGAGCCTATCCTCTGCCTCCTCTGACCAGGCCTGCGAGAAGACTCAGCTGGAGTTCATGTCGGAGCAGTGTGCCCAGACTGATGGCCAGCCACTGCACCTCTCCCCAGGCATCCCCTCCTTCTATCACTGGGGTGCCGCAGCACAGTACAGTCAAG GGGATGCTCTGTGCAGACACATGTGCCGGGCCATTGGCAAGAGCTTCATTGTGAGGCGTGGAGACCGTTTCCTGGATGGGACTCGTTGTGTGCCGAGCGGCCCTCGGGAGAACGGGGCCCTGAGCCTGTGTGTGTCTGGCAGCTGCAGG ACATTTGGCTGCGATGGCAGGATGGACTCCCGGCTGGTGTGGGATGCATGCCATGTGTGTGGAGGGGACAATAGCACGTGCAGCCCACAAAAGGGCTCCTTCACGGCTGGTAGAGCCCAAG AGTATGCCACCTTCCTGACGGTCACACCCAacatgaccaacgtgcacatagtCAACCACAGGCCACTCTTCACGCACCTGG CCATGAGGATCCGAGGGCGCTACATCATGGCTGGGAATGGCAGCATCTCCCCCAGCACCACCTACCCCTCCCTACTGGAGGACAGCCGTGTGGAGTACAGAGTAACCGTCACAGAGGACCAGCTGCCCTACCTGGAGGAAATCCGCATCTGGGGACCAGCCCAGGAAGACATGGAGATTCAG GTGTATCGGCGGCACAGCGAGGAGCACGGCCAGCTCACCCGCCCCAACATCACTTTCACCTACTTCCAGCCTAGGCAGCAGGCAGCCTGGGCGTGGGCCCCCGTGCGCGGGCCCTGCTCGGTGAGCTGTGGGGCAG GACTGCGCTGGGTGTCCTATGGCTGCCTGGACCAGGCCCAGGGGCAGTGGGTGGAGACTGCCCAGTGCCAAGAAAGCCCCCAGCCTCCCTCATGGCCAGAGTCCTGCAACCCTGCACCGTGCCCCCCATA CTGGCTGGCTGGAGACTTCGGCCCATGCAGTGCCTCCTGTGGGGGAGGCCTCCGTGAGCGGCTGGTGCGCTGTGTGGAGGCACAGGGGGGCCTCCTGAGGACGTTGTCCCCAGCTCAGTGCAGAGTGGTGGCCCAGCAGCCAGCAGTGGTGGAAACCTGCAACTCCCAGCCCTGCCCAGCCAG GTGGAAGGTATCAGACACTGGCCCCTGCACAGTGGCCTGTGGAACAAGTGTGGCCTTCTGGAATATAACACCTGTGCAGGGGTCAGATGGCCTGAAGGCACCAGCAACTACAGGGCCCTGCTGCACGGATGAGAGGTCACCTGCTCTCAAGCCCTGTACCAGGATGGCATGTCCTCCAGGCTGGAGTCAG CCGGACACCACGTCTCTTGGGGAAGAGGCCCCCTTGCCACTGGGCAGTGCCAGGCTGGAGGCTCAGGCCGCACACACATGGACTCCTCTGACAGGGCCATGCTCTGTCTCCTGTGGGCGAG GCCTGATGGAGCTGCGTTTCCTGTGCATGGACTCTGCCCTGGGGACACCTGTCCAggaagagctgtgtggtgtggcTGGCAAGCCTGGGAGCCGGCAGGAAGTCTGTCGGGCTGGCCCGTGCCCCGCTCG GTGGAAGGTCACATCCCTTGGTCCATGCTCAGCCAGTTGTGGCCTTGGCACTGCTGTCCGCACAGTGGCCTGCATGCAACTTGAAGGAGGCCAGGACACTGAGGTGGATGAGGTGTCCTGTGCAGCTCTGGTGCGGCCACAAGCCAGTGTCCCCTGCCTCCTCACTGACTGTACCTACCTGTGGCACGTTGGCACCTGGACAGAG TGCTCTGTCTCCTGTGGGGATGGCATCCAGCGCCGGCATGCCACCTGCCATGGAGCCCAGGCACCTGTGCCAGCCAGCTTCTGCCAGCACTCGCCCAAGCCAGCAACAGTGCGCAGCTGCCAAGCTGGGCCCTGTGAGGGGCGGGGGACCCTCCGCTCAGTGCCCCACAAAGAAGCCACTGACCCCAGCCAGACCACAGCTGCTGTTGCTGGTGCTTCTCTGGAGTGGCCCCAGGAAAGCCTGGTGGAGTCCA GTGCCTGTGGCAGGCAGCACCTGGAGCCCACAGGAACCATTGACATGCGAAGCCCAGGGCAGGCGGACTGTGTGGTGGCCATCGGGCGGCCCCTGGGTGAGGTGGTAATACTCCAAGTCCTTGAGAGCACCCTCAACTGCAGTGCAG GAGAGAAGTTGCTGCTTTGGGGCCGGTTCATGTGGAAGAAGTTGTGTGGGAAGCTGTCTGGCCTGACTTTCAGCTCCAGGACCAACATTCTGGTGGCTAAGCTGCACCTTGTGTGGCCCGGAAGTGGAGTGCTGCTGGGGTACAGGAGCCAGCCTGCCTCTGGAACTTTCTACAGAG AATGTGACATACAGCTCTTTGGACCCCAGGGTGAAATCGTGAGCCCCCTTCTGAGTTCAGAGATGATGGGTGTAGGGGGCTGCCGGGTCTTCATCAGTGTGGCTCCACAGGCCCGGATTGCCATCCATGCTCTGGTCACCCACATGGGCCCTAGAACTAAGGGAACCAACGCCAGCTATGTCTCA ATCCGGGATGCCCACAGCCTGAGGACCACAACATTCCATGGGCAGCAGGCGCTCTACTGGGAGTCAGAAGGCAGTGAGGCTGAGGTGGAGTTTAGCCAGGGCTTCCTGGAGGCACATGCCAGCCTGCAGG GGAACAGGAAAAGCCAGGGAGAGTGGAGTCTGGACTGGGTCCTGAGGCTGGCGCACTCCCTACTCTCCGCAAAGACCCACTCCTCCCTCCTAGGTCAGTCCAGGTGGGAGGATTTGGTATGTATAGGTGCAGCTGCCGCCAGGCTCGCCCCCACGTAA